One Thalassotalea atypica DNA window includes the following coding sequences:
- a CDS encoding bifunctional diguanylate cyclase/phosphodiesterase has protein sequence MQASQNTNDDFLFIDDSDEDEVLEDASGESWKVLIVDDDPEIHSVTQLALSDLIVLGRRLEYLHAYSGEEANTLLEQESDIVLVLLDVVMETDDAGLNVVKYIRTELDRQDIRIVLRTGQPGYAPEESVIKDYDINDYKTKTELTRRKLVTTVYAAIRSYQQITTVNQSRLGLEQVIEGSSNLLELHSIQRFGKGVLQQIQQLLGGFASGVFCARGHGIVDDADDLSLYVLAQEGNLNEVENCKLQTLNDNFIVDTINAAFQQKEHIFSSKSAALYVARGGYRAVIFVGLKDNLSELGKQLLQVFLSNIAIGYENVHLFQKLRNAAYKDWLTDLPNRLQFLNLLDSFSNGDSGDTAAALIDINHFSDINDGLGQDVGNQLLSAVAKRLMTLCESNKLARVGADVFGIIGSKDVINPDSLLALFSKPFEAGEQTLPINACLGLCLKEDAGQGGVKVLNQINIALNLAKKDADKHFQYYKQEMEDETLWRLGMIRQLRTDFAEDRLELWYQPQLDLNNGNVIGAEALLRWRSADGNFISPAVFIPLAEYSGLIIEIGDWVVHQACKQINIIEAEGFTDVGISVNVSIPQFRRNNFVDTVINATKVHQVKPSKLELEITENILMDDPQMVIDALTKLKQQGISIALDDFGTGYSSLSYLQKLPIDRLKVDRAFVNDVTKPGQSLLADTIIGLGKQLNLKVIAEGVEDAEQEAHLLNQQCDEVQGFFYAKPMPADEFLSFLRSKKN, from the coding sequence ATGCAGGCTTCACAAAATACCAACGACGACTTCTTGTTTATTGACGATAGTGATGAAGATGAAGTTCTAGAAGATGCCAGTGGCGAGTCATGGAAAGTCTTGATTGTAGATGATGATCCAGAAATTCATTCAGTGACGCAACTGGCGTTGTCAGATTTAATCGTTTTGGGCCGTCGTTTAGAATATCTTCACGCCTATTCAGGTGAGGAAGCTAATACTTTGTTAGAACAGGAAAGTGATATTGTTTTAGTATTGCTTGATGTTGTAATGGAGACCGACGATGCAGGCTTGAATGTTGTTAAATACATTCGAACCGAACTCGATCGCCAAGATATTCGAATTGTGCTGAGAACTGGGCAACCAGGATATGCGCCCGAAGAAAGTGTTATAAAAGATTATGATATTAATGATTATAAAACTAAAACTGAATTAACACGTCGAAAGCTTGTTACTACGGTCTATGCAGCCATTCGTTCATACCAACAAATCACCACGGTAAATCAAAGCAGATTAGGATTAGAGCAAGTTATAGAAGGCTCATCCAATTTGCTCGAACTTCATTCAATTCAGCGATTTGGCAAAGGTGTTTTACAACAAATTCAACAATTACTCGGCGGGTTTGCTAGTGGTGTTTTTTGTGCAAGAGGTCATGGCATTGTTGATGATGCGGATGATTTAAGTTTGTATGTGCTCGCGCAAGAGGGAAACCTTAATGAAGTGGAAAATTGTAAACTACAGACATTAAACGACAATTTCATTGTCGACACGATTAATGCCGCTTTTCAGCAAAAAGAGCATATTTTTTCTTCCAAGAGCGCAGCCTTGTATGTTGCTCGTGGTGGTTATCGTGCGGTGATTTTTGTAGGGCTGAAAGACAACTTGTCAGAACTTGGCAAGCAATTATTACAAGTGTTTTTATCAAATATTGCGATTGGATATGAAAATGTACATTTATTCCAAAAGCTAAGAAATGCTGCCTACAAAGACTGGTTAACGGATCTGCCAAATCGACTACAGTTTTTGAACTTACTTGATAGTTTTTCAAATGGTGACTCTGGTGACACCGCTGCCGCACTCATTGATATTAACCACTTTAGTGATATCAATGATGGCTTAGGGCAAGACGTTGGGAACCAGTTACTCTCTGCCGTAGCCAAAAGGTTAATGACGCTTTGTGAATCAAACAAATTGGCACGGGTTGGTGCTGATGTATTTGGTATTATTGGCAGTAAAGATGTAATCAATCCTGATAGCTTATTAGCGTTGTTTAGTAAACCCTTTGAAGCGGGTGAACAAACGTTACCCATCAATGCCTGTTTGGGGCTTTGTTTAAAAGAAGATGCTGGCCAAGGCGGTGTTAAAGTTCTAAATCAAATCAATATTGCCCTCAATTTAGCAAAGAAAGATGCTGATAAACATTTCCAGTATTATAAACAAGAAATGGAAGACGAAACACTTTGGCGTCTGGGTATGATTCGCCAGCTGCGTACCGACTTTGCAGAAGATCGATTAGAGCTTTGGTATCAACCACAACTAGATTTGAACAATGGTAATGTTATTGGCGCTGAAGCGTTATTGCGCTGGCGCTCAGCAGATGGAAATTTCATATCGCCAGCGGTTTTCATTCCATTGGCCGAGTACTCAGGGTTAATTATTGAAATTGGTGATTGGGTTGTACATCAAGCGTGTAAACAAATAAATATCATTGAAGCTGAAGGATTCACTGATGTTGGGATTTCTGTCAATGTGTCGATTCCTCAATTTAGACGAAACAATTTTGTTGATACCGTTATCAATGCCACTAAAGTTCATCAAGTAAAGCCGAGCAAGCTTGAGCTTGAAATAACTGAAAATATTTTGATGGATGATCCGCAAATGGTGATTGATGCATTAACTAAACTAAAACAACAAGGCATCAGTATCGCGCTTGATGACTTTGGTACCGGTTATTCATCACTGAGCTACTTGCAAAAATTACCTATTGATCGCCTAAAAGTTGATCGCGCTTTTGTTAATGATGTTACTAAGCCTGGGCAGTCTTTATTGGCTGATACTATTATCGGATTAGGGAAACAGCTAAACCTTAAAGTCATCGCTGAAGGTGTTGAAGATGCGGAACAAGAAGCCCATTTACTCAATCAACAATGTGATGAAGTGCAGGGATTCTTTTATGCTAAACCAATGCCAGCAGATGAGTTCTTGAGCTTCTTGAGAAGCAAAAAAAACTAG
- a CDS encoding MFS transporter translates to MAFIMPLVFSIWMVLLNNFVIEKAAFTGEEIGILQSLREIPGFLAFTVIYVLLFIKEQRLALLSLGLTAIGVFATGFFPTTFGLYVTTIIMSVGFHYFETVNQSLTLQWIAKDKTAHFMGRLLSAKSIASLLAFSSVWLLMDQFSWSYQATYALFGGLAMVFTILLALSFKQFSSPTEQHKKIILRKKYWLFYALTFFSGARRQIFVVFAGFLMVEKFGYSVADISALFLINYVFNWLFAAKIGQFIGKVGERKTLIFEYVGLAILFVSYGLVESGMLAAVLYVVDHLFFALAIAIKTYFQKIAEPEDIAATAGVSFSINHIAAVVIPALLGIVWMTNSSWVFYVGAGFAVCSLALSLLIPLVPKQGIEWRAKELNNETAKLAEQNHG, encoded by the coding sequence ATGGCATTTATTATGCCGTTGGTATTTTCCATCTGGATGGTGCTACTTAACAACTTTGTCATTGAAAAAGCGGCTTTTACTGGTGAAGAGATTGGTATCTTACAAAGCCTACGTGAAATCCCTGGCTTTCTCGCCTTTACTGTTATTTATGTATTACTGTTCATTAAGGAACAAAGGCTTGCCCTACTTTCATTGGGACTAACCGCTATAGGGGTTTTCGCCACAGGCTTTTTCCCGACAACATTTGGTTTATATGTCACCACCATCATCATGTCGGTCGGTTTTCATTACTTTGAAACAGTTAATCAGTCATTAACATTACAATGGATAGCAAAAGATAAAACAGCGCATTTTATGGGCCGCCTTTTATCAGCTAAATCGATTGCATCACTACTTGCATTCTCTAGTGTTTGGTTGTTGATGGACCAATTTTCTTGGTCTTATCAAGCGACCTATGCGTTATTTGGTGGGCTTGCTATGGTATTCACTATCCTTTTAGCGCTCAGTTTCAAGCAGTTTTCTTCGCCAACTGAACAGCACAAAAAGATAATACTGCGTAAGAAATATTGGCTGTTTTATGCGTTAACGTTTTTTAGCGGCGCACGTCGGCAGATTTTTGTTGTTTTCGCTGGATTTTTAATGGTGGAAAAATTTGGTTACTCTGTGGCCGATATCAGCGCACTGTTTTTAATTAACTATGTGTTCAATTGGCTCTTTGCAGCAAAAATAGGGCAATTCATCGGTAAAGTTGGTGAGCGAAAAACGTTAATATTTGAGTATGTTGGCCTCGCCATATTATTTGTTTCTTATGGTCTAGTAGAAAGCGGTATGCTTGCAGCGGTGTTGTACGTTGTCGACCACCTCTTTTTTGCGCTTGCTATTGCCATTAAAACCTACTTCCAAAAAATAGCAGAGCCAGAAGATATTGCCGCAACCGCCGGGGTTAGTTTCTCGATTAATCACATTGCAGCTGTCGTTATTCCTGCGCTGCTTGGCATTGTTTGGATGACAAACTCAAGCTGGGTTTTTTATGTTGGCGCAGGGTTTGCGGTATGTTCGTTAGCTTTATCATTATTAATACCCTTGGTACCTAAACAAGGCATTGAATGGCGTGCGAAAGAATTAAACAACGAAACAGCCAAGTTAGCAGAACAAAATCACGGATAA
- the fadB gene encoding fatty acid oxidation complex subunit alpha FadB, whose translation MLFQGKSLSAELLSDGIVDFKFDAQGSVNKFDQATFEEFRQVVSAIKNCADAKGVIVTSSKSTFIVGADITEFLETFKLPEETLVDWVKQATDVFDSFEDLDIPKVAAVNGFALGGGCEMILSCEYRVADTTASIGLPEVKLGLIPGFGGTVRLPRLIGADNAVEWMSTGKAHKPEQAMAAGTIDAVVAPEHLREAALSMVKQAIEGKLDWRARRDVKMSPLTLSPTETIMTFNTCKGMIAAKAGKHYPAPMMMVKTIEAAASKSRAEAMLLENQGFAKLAKTDAATAQIGLFMADQVIKGKAKKAGKLATKAVNKAAVLGAGIMGGGIAYQSAYKGTPIIMKDIADSALDLGLKTASGILTKQVERGRMNPKKMAGVLNNITPSLSYDSVKDVDIVVEAVVENPKVKGIVLAEVEGIVADDAIVTSNTSTISIDLLAESVKRKDKFCGMHFFNPVHKMPLVEVIRGKETSDETVAAVVAYAAKMGKSPIVVNDCPGFYVNRVLFPYFAGFSHLVNEGADFTAVDKVMEKQFGWPMGPAYLLDVVGIDTADHCTGVMSAGFPTRMQKIGNDPVSKMYNNDRLGQKNGKGFYDYGTDKRGKPTKVPSEVAYELIGNTEHKEFTPDEIMSRVMIPMVNEVVRCLEEGIVDTAAEADMGLIYGLGFPPFRGGPIRYLETVGIENFIAMADKYAHLGEIYQVTDGMREMAKSGKSYFFTDVKTA comes from the coding sequence ATGTTATTTCAAGGCAAAAGCCTTTCTGCCGAGTTACTTAGCGATGGCATCGTAGATTTTAAATTCGATGCACAAGGCTCAGTAAACAAGTTCGATCAGGCAACTTTTGAAGAATTTCGTCAAGTCGTATCAGCCATTAAAAATTGTGCTGACGCTAAAGGTGTGATTGTTACCTCTTCTAAATCTACATTTATCGTCGGTGCAGATATCACTGAGTTCTTAGAAACCTTTAAACTTCCAGAAGAAACGCTAGTTGATTGGGTTAAACAAGCAACAGATGTTTTTGATTCATTCGAAGATTTAGATATTCCTAAAGTCGCTGCTGTTAACGGATTCGCGTTAGGCGGCGGTTGTGAGATGATTCTTTCTTGTGAATACCGTGTTGCTGATACAACAGCTTCTATCGGTTTGCCAGAAGTTAAATTAGGTCTTATCCCAGGTTTTGGTGGAACAGTACGTTTACCTCGCTTAATTGGTGCCGACAATGCTGTTGAATGGATGTCCACAGGTAAAGCACATAAGCCAGAGCAAGCGATGGCGGCGGGAACTATTGATGCGGTAGTTGCTCCAGAGCATTTACGTGAAGCGGCTTTAAGCATGGTAAAACAAGCAATTGAAGGTAAGCTTGATTGGCGAGCACGTCGTGACGTTAAAATGTCACCATTAACGCTTAGCCCAACTGAAACCATTATGACGTTCAATACCTGTAAAGGCATGATCGCGGCAAAAGCAGGCAAACATTACCCTGCTCCAATGATGATGGTTAAAACGATCGAAGCAGCAGCGAGTAAAAGTCGCGCAGAAGCGATGTTGTTGGAAAACCAAGGTTTTGCAAAACTAGCTAAAACTGATGCCGCGACAGCGCAAATTGGTTTATTCATGGCTGATCAAGTCATTAAAGGTAAAGCGAAAAAAGCAGGCAAGTTGGCTACAAAAGCGGTCAATAAAGCTGCTGTATTGGGCGCAGGCATTATGGGCGGCGGCATTGCATATCAGTCAGCTTATAAAGGCACGCCAATTATCATGAAAGATATTGCTGATAGTGCATTAGACCTAGGCTTAAAAACAGCTTCAGGAATTCTAACTAAGCAAGTTGAACGTGGCCGCATGAACCCTAAGAAAATGGCTGGAGTGTTAAACAACATTACCCCATCACTTAGCTATGACAGCGTTAAAGACGTTGATATTGTCGTTGAAGCAGTTGTTGAAAACCCGAAAGTCAAAGGTATTGTGCTCGCTGAAGTTGAAGGTATCGTTGCTGATGATGCAATCGTTACATCAAATACGTCAACAATTTCTATCGATTTATTGGCTGAAAGCGTAAAACGTAAAGACAAGTTCTGTGGTATGCATTTCTTCAATCCAGTGCACAAAATGCCATTAGTAGAAGTTATTCGTGGAAAAGAAACGTCTGATGAAACTGTTGCAGCCGTTGTTGCATATGCAGCTAAGATGGGTAAATCACCTATTGTTGTTAATGACTGCCCAGGTTTTTACGTAAACCGCGTATTGTTCCCTTATTTTGCTGGTTTTAGCCACCTTGTTAACGAAGGTGCTGATTTTACCGCTGTTGATAAAGTTATGGAAAAACAATTCGGTTGGCCAATGGGACCGGCATACTTACTTGATGTTGTTGGTATTGATACAGCAGATCACTGTACTGGCGTTATGTCAGCAGGCTTCCCAACCCGTATGCAAAAAATCGGCAATGATCCAGTAAGCAAGATGTACAACAATGATCGCCTTGGTCAAAAGAACGGTAAAGGCTTCTACGATTACGGTACAGATAAGCGTGGTAAACCAACGAAAGTACCTTCAGAAGTTGCTTATGAGCTAATTGGCAATACTGAACATAAAGAATTTACGCCTGATGAAATTATGTCTCGTGTGATGATCCCTATGGTGAACGAAGTTGTACGCTGTTTAGAAGAAGGTATCGTTGATACTGCCGCTGAAGCTGATATGGGCTTAATTTATGGTTTAGGTTTCCCTCCATTCCGTGGTGGTCCAATTCGCTATTTAGAAACTGTTGGTATTGAAAACTTCATTGCAATGGCTGACAAATATGCGCATTTGGGTGAAATTTATCAAGTGACTGATGGTATGCGTGAGATGGCCAAGTCTGGCAAATCTTACTTTTTCACTGACGTTAAAACAGCTTAA
- the fadA gene encoding acetyl-CoA C-acyltransferase FadA, giving the protein MKEVVIIDCIRTPMGRSKAGVFRNVRAEALSAHLMQQLLVRNPNLDPALIEDIIWGNVKQTKEQGFNIARNAQLLTDIPKSTGAVTVNRLCGSSMQALHDATTNIIAGQGDVFMVGGVEHMGHVPMMYDVDFDPALSKHISRAAGNMGLTAELLGMQHGVTREQQDAFGARSHQRAHQATLDGRWSNEIVATAGHDAMGALTMIEHDEVIRPETTAESLSGLRPVFDPVNGTVTAGTSSALSDGASAMLVMSADKAKELGLTPRAKIRGMAVAGCDPSTMGYGPVPATKKALQRAGITLDDIQTAEFNEAFAAQALSCVRALGLEDRVDDMINLNGGAIALGHPLGCSGTRITGTLLNVMENEDTNIGLATMCIGLGQGIATVIERV; this is encoded by the coding sequence ATGAAAGAAGTCGTAATTATCGATTGTATTCGTACCCCTATGGGTCGTTCTAAGGCTGGTGTTTTTCGTAACGTACGTGCCGAAGCCTTATCAGCACATTTAATGCAGCAGCTATTAGTTCGTAATCCGAACTTAGATCCTGCGTTAATTGAAGACATTATCTGGGGTAATGTTAAGCAAACTAAAGAGCAAGGTTTCAACATTGCTCGTAATGCTCAGTTATTAACTGATATCCCTAAATCAACAGGCGCTGTTACGGTTAACCGTTTATGTGGTTCATCAATGCAAGCACTACATGATGCAACAACGAATATCATTGCAGGTCAAGGCGACGTGTTTATGGTAGGCGGTGTTGAGCACATGGGCCATGTACCTATGATGTACGATGTAGATTTTGACCCAGCACTTAGCAAGCACATTTCTCGCGCTGCAGGTAACATGGGCTTAACGGCTGAGTTACTGGGTATGCAGCACGGTGTAACCCGTGAGCAACAAGACGCTTTTGGCGCGCGTTCTCATCAACGTGCACACCAAGCAACACTTGATGGTCGTTGGTCAAATGAAATCGTTGCTACTGCAGGTCATGATGCCATGGGCGCATTGACCATGATTGAGCACGATGAAGTGATTCGTCCAGAAACAACAGCAGAATCGCTATCGGGTTTACGTCCAGTATTCGACCCTGTTAACGGTACCGTTACTGCAGGTACATCATCAGCATTATCAGATGGTGCATCAGCAATGCTTGTGATGTCAGCGGACAAAGCGAAAGAACTTGGTTTAACGCCACGTGCTAAAATTCGCGGTATGGCAGTAGCTGGTTGCGATCCATCAACCATGGGTTACGGTCCAGTACCGGCAACGAAAAAAGCATTACAACGTGCAGGTATCACGTTAGATGATATTCAAACTGCAGAATTTAATGAAGCATTTGCCGCGCAAGCATTATCTTGTGTTCGTGCACTTGGTTTGGAAGACAGAGTAGATGATATGATTAACCTTAACGGTGGTGCAATTGCATTAGGTCACCCATTAGGTTGTTCAGGTACGCGTATTACGGGGACGTTGCTTAATGTTATGGAAAATGAAGATACTAACATTGGTTTAGCCACTATGTGTATTGGATTGGGTCAAGGTATCGCAACAGTAATCGAAAGAGTATAA
- a CDS encoding alpha/beta hydrolase-fold protein codes for MRTLIKWLMLICVLTNTALAQSTQDTFAINDERFDKPLVFNVQLPKSYVSKPDKRYVLLFDFHPYSHTYLSGLHDWMSHNGEWPWLETIIVTPAYGNPVGKLFDESGETTRLIDFFASQLIPEIDKQYRTNKFRIISGFRTNGTIVLSTLLNKPELFNAYIAISPELKKDYAQILSKLKNKDRLKGGQHCFLLFSHASTIKEDHQLPTYQTLNQGLAK; via the coding sequence ATGCGGACTCTTATTAAGTGGTTGATGCTCATTTGTGTATTAACCAATACTGCTCTTGCGCAATCGACACAAGATACGTTTGCTATCAATGATGAGCGGTTCGATAAACCCCTAGTGTTTAACGTTCAGTTACCCAAAAGTTATGTCAGTAAGCCAGACAAACGTTATGTGTTGTTGTTTGATTTTCATCCCTATTCGCATACCTATTTATCTGGTTTACATGACTGGATGAGCCATAATGGCGAGTGGCCGTGGCTTGAAACCATCATTGTAACGCCAGCCTATGGTAACCCTGTTGGTAAGTTATTTGATGAATCAGGCGAGACGACGCGGCTTATTGATTTTTTTGCCAGTCAATTAATTCCTGAAATAGACAAACAATATCGAACCAATAAATTCCGAATCATCAGTGGCTTTCGTACTAACGGTACGATTGTGCTTTCAACATTACTTAATAAGCCTGAATTATTTAATGCTTATATTGCGATCAGCCCAGAGCTAAAAAAGGATTATGCGCAGATATTATCTAAGCTTAAGAACAAAGATCGTTTAAAAGGAGGGCAACATTGTTTTTTACTATTCTCTCATGCATCAACCATCAAAGAAGATCATCAACTACCTACCTACCAAACGTTAAACCAAGGCTTAGCAAAATAA
- a CDS encoding DUF1330 domain-containing protein: MTKTYLEPTQAAGAELFSKSIDGEVVMLNLLKFKDIADYSEHPELAPSAEISGKQAYQKYMVHTGPFLQKNGGEVMLLGKCSSFFIGPSDEKWDAVMLVKQRSLKDFLAFATNEEYLKGIGHRAASLEDSRLLPIEPINS, encoded by the coding sequence ATGACTAAAACCTATTTAGAACCCACACAAGCCGCTGGCGCAGAGCTATTTTCCAAGAGCATTGATGGCGAAGTTGTCATGTTAAATTTATTAAAATTTAAGGACATTGCCGATTACAGTGAACACCCAGAGCTAGCGCCAAGCGCTGAGATATCAGGCAAACAAGCGTATCAAAAGTACATGGTACATACAGGGCCTTTTTTACAAAAAAATGGCGGCGAAGTCATGTTGTTGGGTAAATGCAGCAGCTTTTTTATTGGACCTAGCGATGAAAAATGGGACGCAGTAATGTTAGTAAAACAACGCTCCTTGAAAGACTTTTTAGCGTTTGCAACGAATGAAGAATACCTCAAAGGAATAGGCCACCGAGCAGCGTCGCTGGAAGACTCTCGCCTGTTACCGATAGAGCCTATCAACAGTTAG
- a CDS encoding AraC family transcriptional regulator has product MNEKYQQRIQNAVMFIEQHLTQPIGLEEVAKASHFSPFHFHRVFKGMMNETLNNFIVRRRIEMAANMLLVQRKKPITEIALHCGFSSSANFSKAFKLHFGFSPSQIRSPQSAQSAVIGNTLKKYGKTFNPHDMYPKVSASAGEQSISGVDICVEQMPENTICTLASNGGYAPAALFDTWDRLMNWGEQHGIPSAQQFRFAFCYDNPAITPVDKCRYEAAIVIDQHIEVPSPFVKSTFPCGTYARFYIKGTMEQVNDLQLALYSQWLPMSGYEPDNLPLLERYLNDARIDGFLELELMLKVKKLVG; this is encoded by the coding sequence ATGAACGAAAAATACCAACAACGTATTCAAAACGCCGTGATGTTCATCGAACAACATCTAACGCAGCCTATTGGGCTAGAAGAAGTGGCAAAAGCGAGCCACTTCTCGCCGTTTCATTTTCATCGCGTTTTCAAAGGCATGATGAACGAAACCCTCAATAACTTTATTGTCCGTCGTCGTATAGAAATGGCGGCTAATATGTTATTGGTTCAGCGTAAAAAGCCGATCACTGAGATTGCATTACATTGTGGCTTTTCATCCAGTGCTAATTTTTCAAAAGCGTTCAAATTACACTTCGGGTTTAGTCCGTCGCAAATAAGAAGCCCGCAAAGCGCTCAATCGGCGGTAATAGGCAATACCCTAAAAAAATATGGTAAGACATTTAATCCTCATGATATGTACCCCAAAGTTAGTGCAAGTGCTGGTGAGCAGTCTATATCTGGCGTAGACATTTGTGTTGAACAGATGCCTGAGAACACTATTTGTACGTTAGCATCAAACGGAGGATATGCACCGGCAGCCCTATTTGATACATGGGATCGGTTGATGAACTGGGGTGAACAGCACGGCATACCGTCAGCTCAGCAATTTAGGTTTGCGTTTTGCTATGACAATCCCGCGATCACGCCAGTAGATAAATGCCGCTACGAGGCAGCCATTGTAATTGACCAACATATCGAGGTACCGTCACCATTTGTTAAGTCAACATTTCCTTGTGGTACTTATGCACGATTCTACATTAAAGGGACGATGGAACAGGTAAACGACTTACAACTGGCGCTTTATAGTCAATGGTTACCCATGAGTGGTTATGAGCCAGATAATTTACCCTTACTTGAGCGCTATTTGAATGATGCCAGAATAGATGGTTTTTTAGAACTTGAGCTAATGTTGAAAGTGAAGAAACTTGTTGGTTGA